The following proteins come from a genomic window of Thermodesulfobacteriota bacterium:
- the aroF gene encoding 3-deoxy-7-phosphoheptulonate synthase — MIIVLRAGATEGDVRQIEESLRQQGLSAHISRGVERTIIGAIGDERKLDPERFEGLPAVEKVLRILSPYKLVSRDFQKEDTVIEVNGRSVGGKAIAVFAGPCSVEGRDMMVGIGGGVAACGATFLRGGAFKPRTSPYAFQGLGEDGLKHLAEARERTGLPVATELMDPRDIDLVVRYADIIQIGARNMQNFRLLTEVGRLDKPIILKRGMSATIQELLMSAEYIASEGNRKIILCERGIRTYETATRNTFDVSAFPVLKSMTHLPVIADPSHAAGKAGLVEPLAAAAIAAGADGLMIEVHDRPEKALSDGPQSLRPEKFAEVLGRLRKVAEAVGRTL, encoded by the coding sequence AATCGCTGCGCCAGCAGGGCTTGAGCGCACATATCTCCCGCGGCGTCGAGCGCACCATCATCGGGGCGATCGGGGACGAGCGGAAGCTCGACCCGGAGCGGTTCGAAGGGCTTCCCGCCGTCGAGAAGGTGCTCCGGATCCTGTCCCCTTACAAGCTCGTCAGCCGGGATTTCCAGAAGGAAGACACCGTCATCGAGGTGAACGGCCGGTCGGTGGGCGGAAAGGCGATCGCCGTCTTCGCCGGCCCCTGCTCCGTGGAGGGGAGGGACATGATGGTAGGGATCGGGGGAGGCGTCGCCGCCTGCGGCGCGACCTTCCTGCGCGGTGGGGCGTTCAAGCCGCGCACCTCGCCCTACGCCTTTCAGGGGCTCGGGGAGGACGGCCTCAAGCATCTCGCGGAGGCCCGGGAGCGGACCGGGCTGCCGGTGGCCACGGAGCTCATGGACCCCAGGGACATCGATCTGGTGGTCCGCTACGCCGACATCATCCAGATCGGCGCCCGGAACATGCAGAACTTCCGCCTCCTCACGGAGGTCGGCCGCCTCGACAAGCCGATCATCCTGAAGCGGGGGATGAGCGCCACGATCCAGGAACTGTTGATGTCGGCGGAGTACATCGCCTCCGAGGGGAACCGGAAGATCATCCTCTGCGAGCGCGGCATCCGCACGTATGAGACGGCGACGCGGAACACCTTCGACGTGTCGGCCTTCCCCGTCCTGAAGTCGATGACCCACCTCCCCGTGATCGCCGACCCGAGCCACGCGGCCGGAAAGGCGGGGCTGGTGGAGCCGCTGGCCGCCGCGGCCATCGCGGCGGGGGCGGACGGGCTGATGATCGAGGTGCACGACCGGCCGGAGAAGGCGCTCTCGGACGGCCCGCAGTCGCTCCGGCCGGAGAAGTTCGCCGAGGTGCTCGGCCGGCTGCGGAAAGTGGCGGAGGCCGTGGGGAGGACGCTTTAA